From Streptomyces asiaticus, one genomic window encodes:
- a CDS encoding MarR family winged helix-turn-helix transcriptional regulator: MPGRRRSIAETEQAVQERLGGFELQREQMAAIANIHRAAAAVRQHLENSALRPHDLTWTGFVVLWVLWIWGEAETWSVAEEAGISKGTLTGIARTLESRHLVARASHPEDGRRVLLSLTPEGEELMERLFPAFNAEEAFVATPLSAEECLRLANGLRAIVAQLEEHGEERRRQLLDGRDLAPRRSGRRSRQ, from the coding sequence GTGCCCGGGCGCCGCCGATCCATCGCCGAGACCGAACAGGCCGTCCAGGAACGACTCGGCGGTTTCGAGTTGCAGCGTGAACAGATGGCCGCCATCGCGAACATCCACCGCGCCGCCGCGGCCGTCCGCCAGCATCTCGAGAACTCCGCGCTGCGCCCGCACGATCTGACCTGGACCGGCTTCGTGGTGCTGTGGGTGCTGTGGATCTGGGGCGAGGCCGAGACCTGGTCGGTCGCGGAAGAGGCGGGCATCTCCAAGGGGACGCTGACCGGGATCGCGCGCACCCTGGAGTCGCGTCACCTGGTGGCCCGCGCGTCCCACCCCGAGGACGGGCGGCGCGTGCTGCTCTCGCTCACCCCCGAGGGCGAGGAGCTCATGGAGCGCCTCTTCCCCGCGTTCAACGCCGAAGAGGCGTTCGTCGCCACGCCGCTGAGCGCCGAGGAGTGCCTGCGGCTGGCCAACGGACTGCGCGCGATCGTGGCGCAGTTGGAGGAGCACGGCGAGGAGCGCCGACGGCAGCTGCTCGACGGAAGGGATCTCGCCCCGCGACGTTCGGGCCGCCGCTCCCGCCAGTGA
- a CDS encoding glutamine synthetase family protein has product MSAETADRVHRRTEALAAEGIDVVRVAYPDMMGSDRSRDILLHHLPHAVGHGLAFSRAVYHTAALGDHSSIPGGLEAGMPDFLVRPDLTTLVAVPWEPGVAWCIGDVRDPDSGLPVPESPRDLLRQIIGRLLDADLTAVVGPELEYVLLDPDPDSPVGWRRYAPAPGHVYTTGRKGDPDGHLLRTLRALHALGLDVSGGNREFDSGQFEINLSHSEALDAADRAFRFKAAVRELAHGEGRLATFMAKPFNDGGGSGFHVHLSLVDADGRNVFDAPREPYGLSASARHALAGVLAHAPALSALLNPTVNSYKRFGPDTTAPWLVNWGLDNRNALVRVPPERGGAARLEARLGDATANPYLAIAGLLAAAQLGIAAAEEPPTPMTGEGRDRGTATLLPTDLGRALDALEGDDELTDVLGKPFVDAFLTFKRDELARFQRYVTDWEFREYARLI; this is encoded by the coding sequence TTGAGCGCCGAGACAGCCGACCGGGTCCACCGGAGGACCGAGGCGCTCGCGGCCGAGGGCATCGACGTCGTACGGGTCGCCTATCCCGACATGATGGGCTCCGACCGGAGCAGGGACATCCTGCTGCACCATCTGCCGCATGCGGTCGGCCACGGGCTCGCCTTCAGCCGGGCCGTGTACCACACCGCGGCCCTGGGCGATCACTCCTCCATCCCCGGCGGCCTCGAAGCCGGTATGCCGGACTTCCTCGTCCGCCCCGACCTGACCACGCTCGTCGCCGTGCCGTGGGAACCGGGCGTGGCCTGGTGCATCGGCGACGTCCGGGACCCGGACAGCGGGCTGCCCGTGCCCGAATCGCCCCGTGACCTGCTGCGTCAGATCATCGGCCGGCTGCTCGACGCGGATCTGACCGCGGTCGTGGGGCCGGAGCTGGAGTACGTCCTGCTCGACCCGGACCCGGACTCGCCCGTCGGCTGGCGGCGCTACGCCCCCGCCCCGGGCCATGTCTATACGACCGGCCGCAAGGGCGACCCGGACGGACACCTCCTGCGCACCCTCCGGGCGTTGCACGCGCTCGGGCTCGACGTCAGCGGCGGCAACCGGGAGTTCGACAGCGGTCAGTTCGAGATCAACCTCAGCCACTCCGAGGCGCTGGACGCCGCGGACCGGGCCTTTCGCTTCAAGGCGGCGGTCAGGGAACTCGCCCATGGGGAGGGCAGGTTGGCCACGTTCATGGCCAAGCCGTTCAACGACGGAGGCGGCTCGGGATTCCATGTCCACCTGTCCCTCGTGGACGCGGACGGCCGCAACGTCTTCGACGCGCCCCGGGAGCCGTACGGGCTGTCCGCCTCGGCGCGCCACGCCCTGGCGGGCGTGCTCGCCCACGCCCCCGCGCTCTCCGCGCTGCTCAACCCCACCGTCAACTCGTACAAGCGCTTCGGCCCGGACACCACGGCCCCCTGGCTGGTCAACTGGGGCCTGGACAACCGCAACGCCCTGGTGCGCGTCCCGCCCGAGCGCGGCGGCGCCGCCCGACTTGAGGCACGCCTCGGCGACGCCACCGCCAATCCCTACCTCGCCATCGCCGGTCTGCTCGCCGCGGCCCAGCTGGGCATCGCCGCCGCCGAGGAGCCCCCGACGCCGATGACCGGCGAGGGCCGCGACAGGGGCACCGCCACCCTGCTGCCGACCGACCTCGGCCGGGCCCTCGACGCCCTGGAAGGCGACGACGAGCTCACCGATGTGCTCGGCAAGCCCTTCGTCGACGCCTTCCTCACCTTCAAGCGCGATGAGCTCGCCAGGTTCCAGCGGTACGTCACCGACTGGGAGTTCCGCGAGTACGCGCGGCTCATCTGA
- a CDS encoding dienelactone hydrolase family protein has product MRFISETSSDGVREQLFTLGEIPGVLWTPEGATSARPLILLGHGGGQHKKAPDILARAHRFVAECGFAAVAVDVPGHGDRPPHEEYGRIATENQARVEAGAELAPLIAEFQALVARQTVPEWRAVLDAVRQLDHVGNGPVGYWGISLGCGLGVPFVAAEPRVRAAVLGLGGASASAEEAARITVPVEFLVQWDDERVPRDQSLALFDALASAEKTLHASPGAHAEIPAFELDSTLRFFARHLA; this is encoded by the coding sequence ATGCGCTTCATCTCTGAAACGTCGTCCGACGGTGTCCGCGAACAGCTCTTCACCCTCGGTGAGATTCCCGGCGTGCTCTGGACGCCGGAGGGCGCCACCAGTGCCCGTCCCCTGATTCTGCTGGGGCACGGCGGTGGTCAGCACAAGAAGGCCCCGGACATCCTGGCCCGTGCACACCGCTTCGTGGCCGAGTGCGGTTTCGCGGCGGTGGCGGTCGATGTGCCCGGACACGGCGACCGGCCACCGCACGAGGAGTACGGCCGGATCGCCACCGAGAACCAGGCACGTGTGGAGGCCGGAGCGGAACTGGCCCCACTCATCGCCGAGTTCCAGGCGCTCGTGGCCCGCCAAACCGTCCCGGAATGGCGGGCGGTCCTGGACGCGGTGCGCCAACTCGACCACGTCGGCAACGGCCCGGTGGGCTACTGGGGGATCTCGCTGGGCTGCGGCCTCGGCGTTCCGTTCGTCGCCGCCGAACCCCGGGTCCGCGCGGCGGTGCTGGGCCTGGGCGGGGCCTCGGCCTCGGCCGAGGAAGCCGCCCGGATCACCGTCCCGGTGGAGTTCCTGGTGCAGTGGGACGATGAGCGGGTGCCACGCGACCAGAGCCTGGCGCTGTTCGACGCCCTGGCCTCGGCCGAGAAGACGCTGCACGCCAGCCCCGGCGCACACGCGGAGATCCCGGCCTTCGAGCTGGACAGCACGCTGAGGTTCTTCGCCCGGCATCTCGCCTGA
- a CDS encoding LysR family transcriptional regulator → MLNSGRLRLLSLLETLGTVRAVAETLHLSASTVSQQLAVLETETRCRLIERTGRKVRLTPAGLLLARRGREILDQMAEAEAELHALNDEPIGTVRLGAFQSAIYTLAVPAATRLATTHPRLHLELLELEPHEGGPALRSGEADVIVTTTDYVGLSWGADLEIIPLGTDPIVLVLPRDHPLTSRTTVNLAACAEETWACDRPQSYMADLTVRLCRESGFEPRVACRFSNYLMLLRHVESGRSITLLPALAITSEHAVATRELSTPVHRNITIAVRRGTTQRAAVNAVVAALRDHPEIPALSAPNHPSAPNQRNQHPARDR, encoded by the coding sequence ATGCTCAACTCGGGTCGGCTACGGCTGCTCAGCCTGCTGGAAACCCTGGGCACCGTGCGCGCGGTCGCCGAGACGCTGCATCTGAGCGCGTCGACGGTGTCCCAGCAACTGGCGGTCCTGGAGACCGAGACCCGGTGCCGGCTGATCGAGCGGACCGGGCGGAAGGTGCGGCTGACCCCGGCCGGGCTGCTGCTGGCCCGCCGGGGCCGGGAGATCCTGGACCAGATGGCGGAGGCCGAGGCCGAGCTGCACGCCCTGAACGACGAGCCCATCGGCACCGTACGGCTCGGGGCGTTCCAGAGCGCGATCTACACCCTCGCGGTCCCGGCGGCGACCCGCCTGGCCACCACCCACCCACGGCTGCACCTGGAACTGCTCGAGCTGGAGCCGCACGAGGGCGGACCGGCCCTCCGCTCGGGCGAGGCGGACGTCATCGTCACCACCACCGACTACGTCGGCCTCTCGTGGGGCGCGGACCTCGAGATCATCCCACTGGGAACCGACCCGATCGTGCTGGTGCTGCCGCGCGACCACCCGCTCACCAGCCGTACGACGGTGAACCTCGCGGCGTGCGCGGAGGAGACCTGGGCGTGTGACCGACCGCAGTCGTACATGGCGGATCTGACCGTACGGCTGTGCCGGGAGTCGGGGTTCGAACCCCGGGTGGCCTGCCGGTTCAGCAACTATCTGATGCTGCTGCGCCATGTCGAGTCGGGCCGGTCGATCACCCTGCTGCCCGCCCTCGCCATCACCTCGGAACACGCCGTCGCCACCCGCGAGCTCAGCACACCGGTGCACCGCAACATCACCATCGCGGTGCGGCGCGGCACGACGCAGCGCGCCGCGGTGAACGCGGTCGTGGCGGCCCTGCGCGACCACCCCGAGATCCCGGCCCTGTCCGCCCCGAACCACCCGTCCGCCCCGAACCAGCGGAACCAGCACCCCGCCCGGGACCGCTGA
- a CDS encoding aspartate aminotransferase family protein: MDPETAGGAVERHLIRYSGRAAFTPEVITRAAGTSVYTESGRELLDFTSGQMSAILGHSHPEIVATVREQVAHLDHLHSGMLSRPVIDLTRRLAETLPDPLEKALLLTTGAEANEAAVRMAKLVTGRHEIVSFARSWHGMTQAAANATYSAGRKGYGPAAPGNFALPVPDRFHPDIVDAEGVLDWRRQLDLGFDLIDAQSVGSLAACLVEPILSSGGVIELPPGYLAALAQKCRERDMLLILDEAQTGLCRTGDWYAFEHEGVVPDILTLSKTLGAGLPLAAVLTSPEIEQQAYDRGFLFFTTHASDPLPAAVGNTVLDVLVRDHLDKRARELGTALRGQLDELAARHDVVGDVRGRGLLLGMELVGDQVPAAGGADRLGAAVTRRCFELGLHMNIVQLPGMGGTFRIAPPLTASDEEIARGVAILDQALTDAVRGL; the protein is encoded by the coding sequence ATGGATCCCGAGACAGCCGGTGGCGCCGTGGAGCGCCACCTCATCCGCTATTCCGGCCGAGCCGCGTTCACCCCCGAGGTGATCACCCGCGCCGCGGGCACCTCGGTGTACACCGAGAGCGGCCGCGAGCTGCTCGACTTCACCTCCGGCCAGATGAGCGCGATCCTCGGCCACTCCCATCCGGAGATCGTCGCCACGGTGCGCGAGCAGGTCGCCCACCTCGATCATCTGCACAGCGGAATGCTCAGCCGTCCGGTCATCGACCTCACCCGGCGGCTGGCCGAGACCCTGCCCGACCCCCTCGAGAAGGCGTTGCTCCTGACCACCGGGGCGGAGGCGAACGAGGCCGCGGTGCGGATGGCGAAACTCGTCACCGGCCGCCATGAGATCGTCTCGTTCGCCCGGTCCTGGCACGGCATGACCCAGGCCGCCGCGAACGCCACCTACAGCGCCGGGCGCAAGGGCTACGGACCCGCCGCGCCGGGCAACTTCGCGCTGCCCGTACCGGACCGCTTCCACCCCGACATCGTCGACGCCGAGGGTGTGCTCGACTGGCGCCGCCAGCTCGACCTGGGCTTCGACCTCATCGACGCCCAGTCGGTCGGCAGCCTCGCCGCCTGCCTGGTCGAGCCGATCCTCAGCTCCGGCGGCGTCATCGAGCTCCCGCCGGGCTATCTCGCCGCCCTGGCCCAGAAGTGCCGGGAGCGGGACATGCTGCTGATCCTCGACGAGGCCCAGACCGGGCTGTGCCGCACCGGCGACTGGTACGCCTTCGAACACGAGGGCGTCGTCCCGGACATCCTCACACTCTCCAAGACGCTCGGCGCGGGGCTGCCGCTGGCCGCCGTGCTGACCAGCCCGGAGATCGAGCAGCAGGCGTACGACCGCGGGTTCCTGTTCTTCACCACCCATGCCAGCGACCCGCTGCCGGCCGCCGTCGGCAACACCGTCCTCGACGTTCTGGTCCGCGACCACCTCGACAAGCGTGCGCGGGAACTCGGCACGGCACTGCGCGGGCAGCTCGATGAGCTCGCCGCCCGCCACGATGTCGTCGGGGACGTCCGCGGCCGCGGGCTGCTGCTGGGGATGGAGCTGGTCGGTGACCAGGTGCCGGCCGCCGGTGGCGCCGACCGGCTCGGCGCGGCCGTCACCCGGCGCTGCTTCGAGCTCGGCCTGCACATGAACATCGTCCAGCTGCCCGGCATGGGCGGCACCTTCCGGATCGCGCCCCCGCTGACCGCGAGCGACGAGGAGATCGCCCGTGGCGTCGCCATCCTTGACCAGGCGCTCACCGACGCCGTCCGCGGCCTCTGA
- a CDS encoding alpha/beta fold hydrolase yields the protein MAASPALGPGHGRIRARGRIGARERIRARVAAAGCAMAVCAAVAAPATAEDAEDDAAGRKPTVVLIHGAFADGSSWNGVIERLERRGYPVIAPANPLRGLTTDSAYIASVLDSVKGPIVLVGHSYGGAVISVAAAGNSRVTSLVYVSAQMLDKGESGQALAARYPSELATAIKAVPYRAGGGVRGTDLYLKRDKLHRVFAADLPASTAKLLAATQRPASTAAFSEKAKVAAWRQIPSWFLVARQDKTINPRQERFEAKRAHSHTVEINSSHVAMIAHPQAVTDLIIKAATAKGSARPSPAANPSDSRARAESRPADTAAAWVTAGVAALLLGGGALLVGRRRRRRPR from the coding sequence ATGGCGGCGTCTCCGGCTCTCGGCCCCGGACACGGACGGATCCGGGCACGCGGACGGATCGGGGCACGCGAACGGATCCGGGCACGCGTCGCGGCGGCCGGATGCGCCATGGCGGTGTGCGCGGCGGTGGCGGCCCCGGCCACCGCGGAGGACGCGGAGGACGATGCGGCGGGCCGTAAACCCACGGTGGTCCTGATCCACGGCGCGTTCGCGGACGGCTCCAGCTGGAACGGTGTCATCGAGCGGCTGGAGCGCCGCGGTTACCCCGTCATCGCCCCCGCCAACCCGCTGCGCGGCCTCACCACCGACTCCGCCTACATCGCCTCCGTCCTGGACAGCGTCAAGGGCCCGATCGTGCTGGTGGGCCACTCCTACGGCGGCGCGGTCATCAGCGTGGCCGCGGCGGGGAACTCCCGGGTGACGTCGCTGGTGTACGTGTCCGCCCAGATGCTCGACAAGGGGGAGAGCGGGCAGGCGCTGGCCGCCCGGTACCCCAGCGAGCTCGCCACCGCCATCAAGGCGGTCCCGTACCGGGCCGGTGGCGGGGTGCGGGGCACCGATCTGTACCTCAAGCGGGACAAGCTCCACCGGGTCTTCGCCGCCGATCTGCCCGCCAGTACGGCGAAGTTGCTGGCGGCGACCCAACGGCCCGCCAGTACGGCCGCGTTCTCGGAGAAGGCCAAGGTGGCGGCGTGGCGGCAGATCCCGTCGTGGTTCCTCGTCGCCCGGCAGGACAAGACCATCAACCCCCGGCAGGAGCGCTTCGAGGCCAAGCGCGCCCACTCGCACACCGTGGAGATCAACTCCTCCCACGTGGCCATGATCGCCCACCCCCAGGCGGTCACCGACCTCATCATCAAGGCCGCCACGGCCAAAGGTTCGGCCCGGCCGTCGCCCGCGGCCAACCCCTCCGACTCCCGCGCGCGGGCGGAGTCCCGGCCCGCCGACACGGCCGCCGCGTGGGTGACCGCGGGCGTGGCGGCGCTGCTCCTGGGCGGTGGCGCCCTCCTCGTCGGCCGCCGCCGACGCCGGCGCCCGCGCTGA
- a CDS encoding inorganic phosphate transporter — MDHITFLVAVVIVTALAFDFTNGFHDTANAMATSIATGALTPRTAVLVSGILNIVGAFLSTEVAKTISGGIVDDSLVTPGMIFAGLVGAILWNLLTWLVGLPSSSSHALFGGLIGAVWVGAGSHGVHFDKVVEKVLIPAVASPVVAGVAALLATYLAYRLTDRARKKSVTKGFRAGQIASASLVSLAHGTNDAQKTMGVITLTLISTGALGHDAGPPLWVIASAGLAIGLGTYLGGWRIIRTMGKGLTEIQSPQGFAAETASTTVILTSAHLGFALSTTQVASGSILGAGLGRRLAEVRWGVAGRMVIAWMVTLPAAALVGGVSASVVTNGGNIGAAVVALIGAALAGGIVFLSRRNPVDAKNVNDAHEVTIRNEPPAKVGTAA; from the coding sequence ATGGACCACATCACCTTCTTGGTGGCGGTCGTCATCGTCACGGCGCTCGCCTTCGACTTCACCAACGGATTCCATGACACGGCCAACGCGATGGCGACCTCCATCGCCACCGGCGCGCTCACCCCCAGAACCGCGGTTCTGGTGAGCGGGATCCTCAACATCGTCGGTGCCTTCCTGTCCACCGAGGTCGCGAAGACCATCTCCGGTGGCATCGTCGACGACTCCCTGGTCACCCCAGGCATGATCTTCGCGGGGCTGGTCGGAGCGATCCTCTGGAATCTGCTGACCTGGCTGGTCGGGCTGCCGTCGAGCTCGTCGCACGCCCTGTTCGGCGGGCTGATCGGCGCCGTGTGGGTCGGTGCGGGCTCTCATGGCGTGCACTTTGACAAGGTTGTCGAGAAGGTGCTGATACCGGCGGTGGCCTCGCCGGTCGTGGCCGGTGTCGCCGCGCTGCTGGCCACCTACCTCGCGTACCGGCTCACCGACCGGGCCCGTAAGAAGTCCGTGACCAAGGGCTTCCGGGCCGGTCAGATCGCCTCGGCCTCGCTCGTCTCGCTCGCACACGGCACCAACGACGCCCAGAAGACCATGGGCGTCATCACGCTGACCCTGATCTCGACGGGCGCGCTCGGCCACGACGCCGGTCCGCCGCTGTGGGTGATCGCCTCCGCGGGCCTCGCCATCGGCCTCGGCACCTACCTGGGCGGCTGGCGGATCATCCGCACCATGGGCAAGGGCCTGACCGAGATCCAGTCCCCGCAGGGCTTCGCCGCCGAGACCGCCTCCACGACCGTCATCCTCACCTCCGCCCACCTCGGCTTCGCCCTGTCCACCACCCAGGTGGCCTCCGGCAGCATCCTCGGCGCGGGTCTCGGCCGGCGGCTGGCGGAGGTGCGCTGGGGCGTCGCCGGCCGCATGGTCATCGCCTGGATGGTCACCCTGCCCGCCGCCGCGCTGGTCGGCGGTGTCTCCGCGAGCGTGGTCACGAACGGCGGAAACATCGGTGCGGCGGTCGTCGCGCTGATCGGCGCGGCCCTCGCCGGGGGCATCGTGTTCCTCTCCCGCCGTAACCCCGTGGATGCGAAGAACGTCAACGACGCCCACGAGGTCACCATCCGCAACGAACCGCCGGCCAAGGTCGGCACGGCCGCATAA